The following are from one region of the Falco biarmicus isolate bFalBia1 chromosome 1, bFalBia1.pri, whole genome shotgun sequence genome:
- the ETNPPL gene encoding ethanolamine-phosphate phospho-lyase gives MPSRAGQGRAGAMEERYSKAETLALRRKHIGPSCKMFFAKDPLKIVRAQGQYMFDEKGEKYLDCINNVAHVGHSHPEVIKAATKQMELLNTNSRFLHDNLVHYAQRLTATLPKKLSVCYFVNSGSEANDLALRLARQYHGHQDVITLENAYHGHVTSLIDISPYKFNQLGKDSKKEFVHVAPSPDIYRGKYREDYPDPASAYAEEVKKIIEETQKNGRKIAAFIAESMQSCGGQVIPPVGYFQKVAEYVRAAGGVFIADEVQVGFGRVGKHFWAFQLQGEDFVPDIVTMGKPIGNGHPMSCVVTTREIAESFGASGLEYFNTFGGNPVSCAIGLAVLEIIEEEDLQGNATRVGNYLLELLAEQKEKHPLVGDIRGVGLFVGVDLVKDQEKRTPATAEALHLIYKLKEHHILLSADGPHRNILKFKPPMCFTMEDAKHVVETLDELLTEMEEATGMKTEKNASANAECKIKTTEESSQPEGANETIGHMNGAACRQEDGLYSKNHSLPSERIRT, from the exons gccTTCCTGCAAAATGTTCTTTGCCAAGGACCCTCTGAAGATAGTGCGTGCTCAGGGCCAATATATGTTTGAcgagaaaggagaaaaatacttaGACTGTATCAACAACGTTGCACATG tcGGTCACAGTCATCCAGAAGTGATAAAGGCTGCAACAAAACAAATGGAACTGCTCAATACAAATTCCCGGTTCCTGCATGACAACCTTGTTCATTACGCGCAGCGTCTTACAGCCACCCTACCCAAGAAACTCTCTGTTTGCTATTTTGTTAACTCTGG GTCTGAAGCAAATGATCTTGCTTTACGACTGGCTCGGCAGTACCATGGGCACCAAGATGTGATCACCCTTGAAAA TGCTTACCATGGCCATGTTACATCTCTGATTGACATCAGTCCCTATAAATTTAATCAGCTGGGAAAGGACAGCAAGAAGGAGTTTGTGCATGTG GCTCCTTCTCCGGATATCTACAGAGGGAAATACAGGGAAGATTACCCAGATCCAGCAAGTGCTTATGCTGAAGAGGTGAAAAAGATTATtgaagaaacacagaagaatGGACGCAAG ATTGCTGCCTTCATAGCCGAATCCATGCAGAGCTGTGGAGGCCAAGTAATTCCACCTGTGGGATATTTCCAGAAAGTGGCAGA GTACGTGCGTGCCGCAGGTGGGGTGTTCATTGCTGATGAGGTCCAGGTTGGCTTTGGCAGAGTTGGGAAGCATTTTTGGGCATTCCAGCTGCAAGGTGAAGACTTTGTGCCAGACATTGTCACCATGGGAAAGCCCATTGGCAATGGCCACCCTATGTCTTGTGTGGTCACAACAAGGGAAATTGCTGAAAGTTTTGGTGCTTCTGGACTGGAGTATTTCAATACA TTTGGAGGCAATCCAGTGTCTTGTGCTATTGGTTTGGCTGTGCTGGAGATAATAGAAGAAGAAGATCTCCAAGGAAATGCTACACGAGTAGGAAATTATCTCCTGGAGTTGTTGGCTgaacaaaaggagaaacatCCCTTAGTGGGAGATATCAG GGGTGTTGGACTGTTTGTAGGGGTGGATCTGGTGAAAGACCAAGAAAAGCGAACACCAGCCACTGCTGAAGCCCTTCATCTCATTTACAA GCTGAAGGAGCATCACATCCTTCTTAGTGCAGATGGACCCCACAGAAATATACTAAAATTTAAACCACCAATGTGTTTCACAATGGAAGATGCAAAACATGTAGTGGAGACACTTGATGAACTTCTCACAG aaatggaaGAGGCAACTGgaatgaagacagaaaagaatgCATCTGCGAATGCAGagtgtaaaataaaa acaACTGAAGAGAGTTCTCAACCAGAAGGTGCAAATGAAACCATTGGCCATATGAAtggagctgcctgcagacaAGAAGATGGTCTTTATTCTAAAAACCACTCACTGCCAAGTGAAAGAATAAGAACATGA